The Streptomyces nitrosporeus genome includes a window with the following:
- the ehuD gene encoding ectoine/hydroxyectoine ABC transporter permease subunit EhuD, which yields MSRSFDWEAVQDALPLLLEGFRVTLLATVLGTLVAAVLGLAIAVAGRAPSRFVTVPVKAVMEFVRATPLLVQLVGAAALFTSVEPLTIGIVVLGVHYATYTSEVYRAGIDGVPKGQWEACRALSLPPRRTWQAVILPQAVRNVLPALGNYAISMFKETPFLAVITVQEMVFEARKYGADHFAYTEAFTLAGLVFLIASYPTSLLMRKLEKRLGH from the coding sequence GTGAGCCGGTCGTTCGACTGGGAGGCCGTCCAGGACGCCCTTCCCCTGCTGCTCGAAGGATTCCGGGTCACCCTGCTCGCCACCGTGCTGGGCACGCTGGTCGCCGCGGTGCTCGGGCTGGCCATCGCGGTGGCCGGACGCGCCCCGTCCCGCTTCGTGACGGTGCCCGTCAAGGCGGTGATGGAGTTCGTCCGCGCCACCCCGCTGCTGGTCCAGCTGGTGGGCGCCGCCGCGCTGTTCACCTCGGTGGAACCGCTGACGATCGGCATCGTGGTGCTCGGCGTCCACTACGCCACGTACACCTCCGAGGTCTACCGCGCCGGGATCGACGGTGTGCCCAAGGGCCAGTGGGAGGCATGCCGGGCGCTCTCGCTGCCGCCCCGCCGGACCTGGCAGGCGGTGATCCTGCCGCAGGCCGTACGCAACGTGCTGCCCGCCCTCGGCAACTACGCGATCTCGATGTTCAAGGAGACGCCCTTCCTCGCCGTGATCACGGTGCAGGAGATGGTCTTCGAGGCCCGGAAGTACGGGGCCGACCACTTCGCGTACACCGAGGCGTTCACGCTCGCGGGACTGGTCTTCCTGATCGCGAGCTACCCCACCTCACTGCTGATGAGAAAGCTGGAGAAGCGTCTTGGCCACTGA
- the ehuB gene encoding ectoine/hydroxyectoine ABC transporter substrate-binding protein EhuB has protein sequence MADFPNLSRRGFINRSAAVGGLLVVPGLLSACSKADAGAADGEGALDKLRKQGFVRVAYANEAPYGYMEGEELKGEAPTLHREIFKALGVDELKPTLSEWDGLIPGLQAGKYDVVSAGMAITPERCANALFSEPEFISPTALMVRKGNPEELTDLASAKAAGVTIGVMSGAVEGSYAEGAGIPESKIKTVQKPQDGADAVKGGRIDAFLLTGISLRWLAKTNPETEVTEAFVPELDGKQQFSPGGAVFRQGNEDLRDSFNRELKKIVSDRSRYVGLLQEYGFGATEIPPATLKTADLCKG, from the coding sequence ATGGCTGACTTCCCGAACCTGTCCCGCAGAGGTTTCATCAACCGGTCGGCGGCCGTGGGCGGACTGCTCGTCGTCCCCGGCCTCCTCTCCGCGTGCAGCAAGGCCGACGCCGGTGCCGCCGACGGCGAGGGCGCGCTGGACAAGCTCCGCAAGCAGGGATTCGTGCGGGTCGCGTACGCCAACGAGGCGCCGTACGGCTACATGGAGGGCGAGGAGCTCAAGGGCGAGGCGCCCACGCTGCACCGGGAGATCTTCAAGGCGCTCGGCGTGGACGAACTGAAGCCCACGCTCTCCGAGTGGGACGGCCTGATCCCCGGCCTCCAGGCCGGGAAGTACGACGTGGTCAGCGCGGGCATGGCGATCACCCCGGAGCGCTGCGCCAACGCCCTCTTCTCCGAACCGGAGTTCATCTCCCCCACCGCCCTGATGGTGCGGAAGGGCAACCCGGAGGAGCTCACCGACCTGGCCTCGGCGAAAGCCGCCGGGGTGACGATCGGCGTGATGTCCGGCGCGGTCGAGGGCTCCTACGCCGAGGGCGCCGGCATACCGGAGTCGAAGATCAAGACGGTGCAGAAGCCGCAGGACGGCGCGGACGCCGTCAAGGGCGGCCGTATCGACGCCTTCCTGCTCACCGGTATCTCGCTGCGCTGGCTGGCGAAGACCAACCCGGAGACCGAGGTCACCGAGGCGTTCGTACCCGAACTGGACGGCAAGCAGCAGTTCTCCCCGGGCGGCGCGGTGTTCCGCCAGGGCAACGAGGACCTGCGGGACTCCTTCAACCGCGAGCTCAAGAAGATCGTCTCGGACCGCTCCCGCTATGTGGGCCTGCTCCAGGAGTACGGCTTCGGCGCCACGGAGATCCCTCCGGCCACGCTGAAGACCGCCGACCTGTGCAAGGGCTGA
- the ehuC gene encoding ectoine/hydroxyectoine ABC transporter permease subunit EhuC: MNDFLSTLLDEFPQVRAGLWVTIEATVLGSLLALLLSFTFGLMAGSKLLLVRGVSRTVVEFFRGTSLYIQLFWLYYAMPQLTGYELTPLLCGVVAFGLNYGAYGSEIVRGAVNSVPRAQYEAAVALNMTPFHRMRKVILPQAWVQMIPSFTNLLIQLLKCTPLLWLISAADLMTAVEHVRSRTGETLTAYLLLLAVYFVLAYALTLLMNLLERSAKRRLGLHTGAGSLLRTRTAEAAATTGGAR; the protein is encoded by the coding sequence ATGAATGACTTCCTCTCCACACTCCTCGATGAGTTTCCCCAGGTCAGGGCGGGCTTGTGGGTGACGATCGAGGCGACCGTCCTCGGCTCGCTGCTGGCACTGCTGCTGTCCTTCACCTTCGGTCTGATGGCGGGCAGCAAGCTGCTCCTGGTACGCGGGGTCTCCCGGACGGTCGTGGAGTTCTTCCGCGGCACCTCGCTCTACATCCAGCTGTTCTGGCTCTACTACGCGATGCCCCAGCTGACCGGCTACGAACTCACCCCGCTCCTGTGCGGGGTGGTCGCCTTCGGCCTGAACTACGGGGCGTACGGGTCCGAGATCGTGCGCGGAGCGGTCAACTCCGTGCCCCGCGCCCAGTACGAGGCCGCCGTCGCGCTGAACATGACGCCCTTCCACCGCATGCGGAAGGTGATCCTGCCGCAGGCCTGGGTGCAGATGATCCCGTCCTTCACCAACCTGCTGATCCAGCTGCTGAAGTGCACGCCGCTGCTGTGGCTGATCTCGGCGGCCGACCTGATGACCGCCGTCGAGCACGTGCGCAGCCGGACCGGTGAGACCCTCACCGCCTATCTGCTGCTGCTGGCCGTCTACTTCGTACTCGCCTATGCGCTGACCCTGCTGATGAACCTGCTGGAACGGTCCGCCAAGCGCCGGCTCGGCCTGCACACCGGGGCGGGCAGTCTGCTCAGGACCCGTACGGCGGAGGCCGCCGCCACGACCGGAGGTGCGCGGTGA
- a CDS encoding LLM class flavin-dependent oxidoreductase translates to MDENRGETKRGGGIRGTAHGTASVPLSVLDLVTVGAGRTASQALRTSVDIARLAENRGFHRFWVAEHHSMPGVASSSPAVILAHLAAHTERIRLGSGGVMLPNHAPLVIAEQFGTLEAMAPGRVDLGLGRAPGTDGATAAALRRTDRLNEGADDFPQQLAELIRFLDDDFPDGHPYARIHAVPGPVQATSPGGVQSAHRPPVWLLGSSGFSARLAGMLGLPFAFAHHFSARNTVPALELYRESFEPSAVLDAPYALIGVSALAADDAREARRQVLTGALSMVRLRTGRPGLVPTPEEAEAYDFSPMERDFVDSWLADIVHGTADEVRAGLDALAGRTGADELMITANAHGGEARLRSYELIADAYGLPAGPALG, encoded by the coding sequence GTGGACGAGAACCGAGGCGAGACGAAGCGAGGCGGCGGGATCCGCGGCACCGCGCACGGGACGGCTTCCGTACCCCTGTCCGTGCTGGACCTGGTCACCGTCGGAGCGGGCCGGACCGCGAGCCAGGCCCTGCGTACCAGCGTGGACATCGCCAGGCTCGCCGAGAACCGGGGCTTCCACCGCTTCTGGGTCGCCGAGCACCACTCCATGCCCGGCGTGGCCTCCTCCTCGCCCGCCGTCATCCTGGCGCACCTGGCCGCCCACACCGAACGCATCCGGCTCGGTTCCGGCGGGGTCATGCTGCCCAACCACGCCCCTCTGGTGATCGCCGAGCAGTTCGGCACCCTGGAGGCGATGGCCCCGGGCCGCGTCGACCTGGGCCTGGGCCGCGCGCCCGGCACCGACGGCGCCACCGCCGCGGCCCTGCGGCGCACCGACCGGCTGAACGAAGGCGCGGACGACTTCCCGCAGCAGCTGGCCGAGCTGATCCGCTTCCTGGACGACGACTTCCCCGACGGGCACCCCTACGCCCGTATCCACGCCGTGCCCGGACCCGTGCAGGCGACCTCTCCCGGCGGTGTCCAGTCGGCGCACCGGCCGCCCGTCTGGCTGCTGGGCTCCTCCGGTTTCAGCGCCCGGCTGGCCGGAATGCTCGGCCTGCCCTTCGCCTTCGCCCACCACTTCTCCGCCCGGAACACCGTCCCGGCGCTGGAGCTGTACCGGGAGTCCTTCGAGCCGTCCGCCGTCCTCGACGCCCCGTACGCCCTGATCGGGGTGTCCGCGCTGGCCGCCGACGACGCCCGCGAGGCACGCCGCCAGGTGCTGACCGGCGCCCTGTCGATGGTCCGGCTGCGCACCGGCCGCCCCGGCCTGGTGCCCACCCCCGAGGAGGCGGAGGCGTACGACTTCAGCCCCATGGAGCGCGACTTCGTCGACAGCTGGCTCGCCGACATCGTCCACGGCACGGCGGACGAGGTACGCGCCGGGCTGGACGCGCTGGCCGGGCGCACCGGCGCCGACGAGCTGATGATCACCGCGAACGCGCACGGCGGCGAAGCCCGGCTGCGGTCCTACGAGCTGATCGCGGACGCGTACGGCCTGCCCGCCGGCCCGGCTCTCGGCTGA
- a CDS encoding putative bifunctional diguanylate cyclase/phosphodiesterase gives MSGTFEGPASRPGGPPLARPPTVTDGEGEGPRELRDYRAAFRAAALPMAVVDRRGVVVRANDALASLLGTDPASLPGRPAAGLLDLAGDPRSRQAYEEVLGGTRARLRCTRPLKHPDGRSLWAEVTLVPTAGPPDGAGRALLSVEDISDRHELQLRLRHLRMHDPVTRLPNRTLFFERLSTALEDASSRSGAGPRRGRIGLCYLDLDGFRAVNDTLGHHAGDRLLAAVAARLTDCAEAAGQHRPGGYLVARLGGDEFAVLVEDSSGPHQLTELAGSVLGALERPFDVGGQRLSVSASIGVVERSTEDVSATALMQAADTTLYWAKADGRGRWTLFDAERNAHRMTRQALSATLRSAVERGEFTLEYQPLVGMTDEVVRGVEALVRWNHPRFGMLPPHRFVPIAEEDGTIVQLGRWVLRAACRQARRWQLEHPAETPLFISVNVAVRQLLDCDLVAEVAEVLAETGLAPGLLQLELTESAVTGSAGRPLRVLQELSDMGVRIAIDDFGTGYSNLAYLSRLPVSVLKLDGSFVRGFRREGGGPHASPADEAIVEAMVQLAHRLGLTVTAECVETTVQAERLRRIGCDTGQGWLYSRAVAPERIAELIGSPPRET, from the coding sequence GTGAGCGGAACTTTCGAAGGACCGGCGTCCAGGCCGGGGGGACCGCCTCTCGCCCGGCCGCCGACGGTCACCGACGGTGAGGGCGAGGGGCCCCGGGAGCTACGCGACTACCGTGCCGCGTTCCGGGCCGCCGCGCTCCCCATGGCCGTGGTCGACCGCCGGGGCGTCGTCGTCCGCGCCAACGACGCGCTGGCCTCCCTGCTCGGCACCGACCCCGCGTCCCTGCCGGGCCGGCCGGCGGCCGGACTGCTGGACCTGGCCGGGGATCCGCGCAGCCGGCAGGCGTACGAGGAGGTCCTGGGCGGCACCCGGGCGCGGCTGCGCTGCACCCGGCCGCTGAAGCACCCGGACGGCCGGTCGCTGTGGGCGGAGGTCACGCTCGTGCCGACGGCCGGTCCGCCGGACGGCGCGGGCCGTGCGCTGCTGTCCGTCGAGGACATCAGCGACCGGCACGAACTCCAGCTCCGGCTGCGGCATCTGCGGATGCACGACCCGGTGACCCGGCTGCCCAACCGCACCCTCTTCTTCGAACGGCTCTCGACCGCCCTGGAGGACGCCTCGTCCCGGAGCGGTGCGGGGCCCCGGCGGGGCCGGATCGGCCTGTGCTACCTGGACCTCGACGGGTTCAGGGCGGTCAACGACACGCTGGGCCACCATGCCGGCGACCGGCTGCTGGCCGCTGTCGCCGCCCGGCTGACGGACTGCGCGGAGGCGGCCGGGCAGCACCGGCCCGGCGGGTATCTGGTGGCCCGGCTCGGCGGGGACGAGTTCGCGGTCCTGGTGGAGGACTCGTCGGGGCCGCACCAGCTCACCGAGCTCGCCGGTTCGGTGCTCGGCGCGCTGGAGCGGCCCTTCGACGTGGGCGGCCAGCGGCTCTCGGTGTCCGCGTCGATCGGGGTGGTGGAGCGGAGTACGGAGGACGTCTCCGCGACCGCCCTGATGCAGGCCGCGGACACCACCCTGTACTGGGCGAAGGCGGACGGCCGGGGCCGGTGGACGCTCTTCGACGCGGAGCGCAACGCGCACCGGATGACCCGTCAGGCGCTCTCGGCCACTCTGCGCTCCGCCGTGGAGCGCGGCGAGTTCACCCTGGAGTACCAGCCGCTGGTGGGCATGACGGACGAGGTCGTGCGGGGCGTGGAGGCGCTGGTCCGGTGGAACCACCCCCGGTTCGGGATGCTGCCGCCGCACCGGTTCGTCCCGATCGCCGAGGAGGACGGCACGATCGTCCAGCTGGGGCGGTGGGTCCTGCGGGCGGCGTGCCGCCAGGCGCGCCGCTGGCAGCTGGAACACCCGGCGGAGACACCGCTGTTCATCAGCGTCAATGTCGCGGTACGCCAGCTCCTGGACTGCGATCTGGTCGCCGAGGTGGCGGAGGTGCTGGCCGAGACCGGTCTCGCGCCCGGTCTGCTCCAGCTGGAGCTGACCGAGTCCGCGGTGACCGGCTCGGCGGGCCGGCCGCTGCGGGTGCTCCAGGAGCTCAGCGACATGGGTGTCCGGATCGCGATCGACGACTTCGGCACCGGGTACTCCAACCTCGCCTATCTCAGCCGGCTGCCGGTCTCCGTGCTGAAGCTGGACGGTTCGTTCGTCCGGGGGTTCCGCCGGGAGGGCGGCGGCCCGCACGCCTCCCCCGCCGACGAGGCGATCGTCGAGGCGATGGTGCAGCTGGCGCACCGCCTGGGGCTGACGGTCACCGCGGAGTGCGTGGAGACCACCGTCCAGGCGGAGCGGCTGCGGCGGATCGGCTGCGACACCGGGCAGGGCTGGCTCTACTCGCGGGCGGTGGCCCCGGAACGGATCGCCGAACTGATCGGCTCACCCCCGCGGGAGACCTGA
- a CDS encoding M6 family metalloprotease domain-containing protein encodes MPRQHRHGGTEGFSLRSAAAALTSLLALAATGLVAGPVAAATRDATPCALPRTDAHHSLGLDTWNDAYPRPERNLEAVMVFLSFPDSEPLLPPDVLAADHFPATARFFEHASYGAFTLRAHPQRQWVRMPRPSTWYGIQRDWASERRSAYFRDAVEAVDDRVDFSAYDIVYLVADPDAPGVDSDATKVVNFDRPLTADGTDIRRVVTVFEEHPPDRNVLAHETGHVFDLADLYHRPEDGKGDWDTYVGDWDVMGSQFGLAPDLFGWHKWKLGWLGGDEIVCVQGGADLTLVPMAEVPPPGASKGTRLAVIRTGPDSALAVEARSAVGNDRTTCTEGILIYRIHNGTPSGGGPVEVLDTHPHSEACRDRSVYPPLADAPLGEGERYTVPGGHVRIEVAGRTASGAWTVRITTGADEGDA; translated from the coding sequence GTGCCGCGTCAGCACAGACACGGGGGGACGGAGGGATTCAGTCTGCGCAGCGCGGCGGCCGCGCTCACCTCGCTCCTGGCGCTCGCCGCCACCGGCCTCGTCGCCGGACCCGTCGCCGCCGCGACCCGGGACGCGACCCCCTGCGCACTGCCCCGCACCGACGCCCACCACTCGCTGGGCCTCGACACCTGGAACGATGCCTACCCGCGCCCCGAGCGGAACCTGGAAGCCGTCATGGTCTTCCTCTCCTTCCCCGACTCCGAACCGTTGCTCCCCCCGGACGTGCTGGCGGCGGACCACTTCCCCGCCACCGCGCGCTTCTTCGAGCACGCCTCGTACGGCGCGTTCACCCTGCGCGCCCACCCGCAGCGGCAGTGGGTGAGGATGCCCCGCCCCTCCACCTGGTACGGGATACAGCGGGACTGGGCGTCCGAGCGGCGCAGCGCCTACTTCCGTGACGCCGTCGAGGCCGTCGACGACCGGGTCGACTTCTCCGCGTACGACATCGTCTACCTCGTCGCCGACCCGGACGCGCCCGGAGTCGACTCCGACGCCACCAAGGTCGTCAACTTCGACCGGCCGCTCACCGCCGACGGTACGGACATCCGGCGCGTGGTCACCGTCTTCGAGGAGCACCCGCCGGACCGCAACGTCCTGGCGCACGAGACCGGCCACGTCTTCGACCTGGCCGACCTCTACCACCGGCCGGAGGACGGCAAGGGCGACTGGGACACCTACGTCGGCGACTGGGACGTCATGGGCAGCCAGTTCGGGCTCGCCCCCGACCTGTTCGGCTGGCACAAGTGGAAGCTGGGCTGGCTCGGCGGGGACGAGATCGTCTGCGTCCAGGGCGGCGCCGACCTCACCCTGGTCCCGATGGCCGAGGTACCCCCGCCCGGCGCCTCCAAGGGGACCAGGCTCGCGGTCATCAGGACCGGCCCGGACAGCGCCCTGGCCGTCGAGGCCCGCAGCGCCGTCGGCAACGACCGGACCACCTGCACCGAGGGGATCCTGATCTACCGGATCCACAACGGGACGCCCTCCGGCGGCGGCCCCGTGGAGGTGCTCGACACCCACCCGCACTCCGAGGCGTGCCGGGACCGCTCCGTCTACCCGCCGCTCGCGGACGCCCCCCTCGGGGAGGGCGAGCGGTACACCGTGCCCGGCGGGCACGTACGCATCGAGGTCGCCGGCCGGACGGCCTCCGGCGCCTGGACCGTGCGGATCACCACCGGGGCGGACGAGGGCGACGCCTGA
- a CDS encoding AAA domain-containing protein, protein MTAVTDPSAAAARATDAILTDTLRGTARGVVVDSPPGAGKSTLVVRAALELAAAGRPLMVVAQTNAQVDDLVTRLAEKAPELPVGRLHSSDSDPYDKVLDSLDNVVTSSKAADLAGLDIVLSTAAKWAHVKNVEPWGHAIVDEAYQMRSDALLAVAGLFERALFVGDPGQLDPFSIVGADQWAGLAYDPSASAVSTLLAHNPDLPQHRLPVSWRLPASAAPLVSAAFYPYTPFRSGTDHGDRRLSFGVPSDGSGPDRVLDEAAESGWGLLELPARHTPRTDPEAVRAVALVVRRLLDRGGLATGERSPDPVPVTAGRVAVGTAHRDQAAAVRAALAELDMRGVTVDTANRLQGREFDVTVVLHPLSGRPDATAFHLETGRLCVLASRHRHACVVVCREGVADLLDEHPSTEPVQLGVTVKFPDGWEANHAVLAHLAGHRVRWRP, encoded by the coding sequence GTGACTGCCGTGACCGACCCGTCCGCGGCGGCGGCGCGGGCGACCGACGCGATCCTCACGGACACCCTGCGGGGTACGGCGCGCGGGGTGGTGGTGGATTCGCCGCCGGGTGCGGGCAAGTCGACGCTGGTGGTGCGCGCCGCTCTGGAGCTGGCCGCCGCGGGCCGCCCGCTGATGGTGGTGGCGCAGACCAACGCCCAGGTGGACGACCTGGTGACCCGGCTGGCCGAGAAGGCCCCCGAGCTGCCGGTGGGCCGGCTGCACAGCAGCGACTCCGATCCGTACGACAAGGTCCTGGACAGCCTGGACAACGTGGTCACGTCGTCGAAGGCGGCGGATCTGGCGGGCCTGGACATCGTGCTGTCCACGGCCGCGAAGTGGGCCCATGTGAAGAACGTGGAGCCGTGGGGCCACGCCATCGTCGACGAGGCGTACCAGATGCGCTCGGACGCGCTGCTCGCCGTGGCGGGGCTGTTCGAGCGCGCGCTGTTCGTCGGGGACCCGGGCCAGCTGGACCCCTTCTCGATCGTGGGCGCGGACCAGTGGGCGGGGCTGGCGTACGACCCGTCGGCGAGCGCGGTCTCCACGCTGCTGGCGCACAACCCGGATCTGCCGCAGCACCGGCTCCCGGTGTCCTGGCGGCTCCCGGCGTCGGCGGCCCCACTGGTCTCGGCCGCCTTCTACCCGTACACCCCGTTCCGCAGCGGTACGGACCACGGCGACCGGCGTCTGTCGTTCGGTGTCCCGTCGGACGGTTCGGGCCCCGACCGGGTGCTGGACGAGGCGGCGGAGTCGGGCTGGGGCCTGCTGGAGCTGCCCGCCCGCCACACGCCCCGTACCGACCCGGAGGCCGTGCGCGCGGTGGCCCTGGTGGTGCGCAGACTGCTGGACCGGGGCGGCCTCGCGACCGGCGAGCGCTCCCCGGACCCGGTCCCGGTGACGGCCGGCCGGGTCGCCGTGGGTACGGCCCACCGCGACCAGGCGGCGGCGGTGCGGGCGGCCCTGGCGGAGCTGGACATGAGGGGCGTGACGGTGGACACCGCGAACCGGCTCCAGGGACGCGAGTTCGACGTGACGGTGGTCCTGCACCCGCTCTCCGGCCGCCCGGACGCCACGGCCTTCCATCTGGAGACCGGCCGCCTGTGCGTGCTGGCCTCCCGGCATCGCCACGCGTGTGTGGTGGTGTGCCGGGAGGGGGTCGCGGACCTGCTGGACGAGCACCCGTCGACGGAACCGGTCCAGCTGGGCGTGACGGTGAAGTTCCCGGACGGGTGGGAGGCCAACCACGCGGTCCTGGCCCACCTGGCCGGGCACCGCGTCCGCTGGCGGCCCTGA
- the ehuA gene encoding ectoine/hydroxyectoine ABC transporter ATP-binding protein EhuA — MATDSAPLKEPADAAPPAEDTGVEPLIRFDKVVKRYGSHVVLDELDFTVRRGEHVTLIGPSGSGKTTILRLLMTLEKVSGGVIWVDGSPLSHVRRPDGSLKPAGEKELRRARRKIGMVFQQFNLFPNMKVLQNITEAPVNVLGMDRDEAEARARELLDLVGLSGKVDAHPSQLSGGQQQRVAIARALAMRPEILLLDEVTSALDPELVAGVLDLLGDIARSTDITMVCVTHEMNFARDVSEKVLMFDAGRVVESGSPEKIFTAPEHARTREFLNAVL, encoded by the coding sequence TTGGCCACTGACTCCGCCCCCCTGAAGGAGCCCGCGGACGCGGCCCCGCCGGCCGAGGACACCGGCGTGGAACCGCTCATCCGCTTCGACAAGGTCGTCAAGCGGTACGGCAGCCATGTGGTCCTGGACGAACTGGACTTCACCGTACGCCGCGGTGAGCACGTGACGCTGATCGGGCCGAGCGGCTCGGGCAAGACCACGATCCTGCGGCTGCTGATGACGCTGGAGAAGGTCAGCGGCGGCGTCATCTGGGTGGACGGCTCACCGCTGTCGCACGTGCGCAGGCCGGACGGCTCGCTGAAGCCGGCCGGCGAGAAGGAACTCCGCAGGGCCCGGCGGAAGATCGGGATGGTCTTCCAGCAGTTCAACCTCTTCCCGAACATGAAGGTGCTCCAGAACATCACCGAGGCGCCGGTCAACGTCCTGGGCATGGACCGCGACGAGGCGGAGGCGCGCGCCCGCGAACTGCTCGACCTGGTCGGGCTCTCCGGGAAGGTCGACGCCCACCCCTCACAGCTCTCCGGAGGACAGCAGCAGCGGGTGGCGATCGCCCGCGCGCTCGCGATGCGCCCGGAGATCCTGCTGCTCGACGAGGTCACCTCGGCGCTGGACCCGGAGCTGGTGGCCGGTGTGCTGGACCTCCTCGGCGACATCGCGAGGAGCACCGACATCACGATGGTCTGCGTGACCCACGAGATGAATTTCGCCCGTGACGTCTCGGAGAAGGTCCTGATGTTCGACGCGGGCCGCGTGGTGGAGTCCGGTTCGCCGGAGAAGATCTTCACCGCCCCGGAGCACGCACGTACGCGCGAGTTCCTCAACGCGGTGCTGTGA
- a CDS encoding phosphatase PAP2 family protein: protein MPHATAATRSSGPRPRWWTELPLIAVVYGLYSLGRLLVHENVPAAVENGLAILRLEKALHLNAEHPLNRLLTEHAWLGIPADFAYASLHYLVTPAVLVWLFRRRPGAYRAARTWLMTSTLLGLIGFTLMPTCPPRLLDAPHGFVDTMAQYSQYGWWGAGASAPRGLSGMTNQYAAMPSLHVGWAVWCGILLWRYGRRPAVRAIGILYPLVTVFVVMGTANHYFLDAVAGAAVMGAGALLTRPVMRIADRVKARIRARGTPVPAPVPPVGSPIVGGGCKTSAGERIPGQRTASADPVPAGGPTAAGATAAADDDAPAAAR, encoded by the coding sequence ATGCCGCACGCCACCGCCGCGACCCGCTCTTCCGGCCCCCGGCCCCGCTGGTGGACGGAACTGCCGCTGATCGCCGTGGTGTACGGGCTGTACTCGCTGGGCCGGCTCCTGGTCCACGAGAACGTCCCGGCGGCCGTGGAGAACGGCCTGGCCATCCTCCGCCTGGAGAAGGCGCTGCACCTCAACGCGGAGCACCCCCTCAACCGGCTGCTGACCGAGCACGCCTGGCTGGGGATACCGGCCGACTTCGCCTACGCCTCCCTGCACTACCTGGTCACCCCCGCCGTCCTGGTGTGGCTCTTCCGCCGCAGGCCGGGCGCCTACCGGGCGGCCAGGACCTGGCTGATGACGTCCACGCTCCTCGGCCTGATCGGCTTCACGCTGATGCCGACGTGCCCGCCCCGGCTGCTCGACGCCCCGCACGGCTTCGTCGACACCATGGCCCAGTACAGCCAGTACGGCTGGTGGGGCGCGGGCGCGAGCGCCCCGCGGGGGCTCAGCGGGATGACCAACCAGTACGCGGCGATGCCCAGCCTGCACGTCGGGTGGGCCGTGTGGTGCGGGATCCTGCTGTGGCGCTACGGCCGCCGTCCGGCCGTGCGGGCCATCGGGATCCTCTATCCGCTGGTCACCGTGTTCGTGGTGATGGGCACGGCGAACCACTACTTCCTCGACGCGGTCGCCGGAGCCGCCGTGATGGGGGCCGGGGCCCTGCTGACCAGGCCGGTCATGCGGATCGCCGACCGGGTCAAGGCCCGGATCCGGGCCCGCGGCACCCCTGTTCCCGCGCCCGTACCCCCCGTGGGGTCCCCGATTGTCGGCGGCGGATGCAAGACTTCCGCGGGTGAGCGAATTCCCGGCCAGCGAACCGCCTCCGCAGATCCCGTCCCAGCCGGCGGCCCTACCGCCGCCGGGGCCACGGCAGCCGCCGACGACGACGCTCCGGCAGCGGCTCGCTGA
- a CDS encoding maleate cis-trans isomerase family protein: protein MTTVGLLYPGHAAEDDFPRIEVMLDSDIRLPLFHTGVEGDSRGVEALLAAGEPERLAAGVEELRLAGAEALVWATTGGSSVRGWEGAQEQIAGLARTAGLPASSASFAFAHAVGELGASRVCVAATYPEDLAGLFADFLRRAGVEVTAVRGAGVVDASEAAAWDVERIKELAVAGDHPDAEVLLLPDNALHTAAHIPELEELLGKPVLTANQVAVWEGLRLADRRVWAPPLGTLFATREPPPGMVEHGGIEVRE from the coding sequence ATGACGACCGTAGGACTTCTCTATCCGGGCCACGCGGCGGAGGACGACTTCCCGCGGATCGAGGTGATGCTCGACAGCGACATCAGGCTGCCCCTGTTCCACACCGGCGTCGAGGGTGACTCCCGGGGCGTCGAGGCCCTGCTCGCGGCGGGCGAGCCCGAACGCCTGGCCGCCGGGGTCGAGGAGCTGCGGCTGGCCGGGGCCGAGGCGCTCGTGTGGGCCACCACCGGCGGCAGCTCCGTACGCGGCTGGGAGGGCGCCCAGGAGCAGATCGCCGGCCTCGCGCGCACGGCCGGGCTGCCGGCCTCCAGCGCCTCCTTCGCCTTCGCGCACGCCGTGGGCGAACTCGGCGCGAGCCGCGTCTGCGTCGCCGCCACCTACCCCGAGGACCTCGCCGGGCTCTTCGCGGACTTCCTCCGGCGGGCGGGCGTCGAGGTGACCGCCGTCCGGGGCGCCGGGGTCGTCGACGCGTCCGAGGCGGCGGCATGGGACGTGGAGCGGATCAAGGAGCTGGCCGTGGCCGGCGACCACCCCGACGCCGAGGTCCTCCTGCTCCCCGACAACGCCCTGCACACGGCCGCGCACATCCCCGAGCTGGAGGAGCTGCTGGGCAAGCCGGTCCTCACGGCGAACCAGGTCGCGGTCTGGGAGGGGCTCCGGCTCGCCGACCGGCGGGTCTGGGCGCCGCCTCTGGGCACCCTCTTCGCGACCCGTGAGCCGCCGCCGGGCATGGTCGAGCACGGCGGGATCGAGGTGCGTGAGTGA